A single region of the Mesotoga sp. BH458_6_3_2_1 genome encodes:
- a CDS encoding NAD(P)(+) transhydrogenase (Re/Si-specific) subunit beta, producing MSVIIIAAIFIVGFILQIRLMQSPKTALLGNRIGAAFMGAAIIYTIIAYGGMGNASLWLWLVIGGFAGVSLGHVVKMIQMPQMVGMLNGFGGVASALVAIAGSSLFVSGASWYLWLTASLALSVGVLTFTGSMVAAMKLQGIISGKPVNLDESGKLQQILLLIAAVLVLLSTFITGIYTVWVILLIVIAAVYGVIMALRVGGADMPVVISLLNSFSGVAASITGFAVEDPLLVGVGAVVGVSGLILTRIMCRAMNRSLSAVLTGMTTVSNSKKAENLTHVSNSLEEVHEKKTRGTDMGKIINLSKKVIIVPGYGMAVAQAQGKVKDLIDCMEKAGKQVKIGIHPVAGRMPGHMNVLLAEVGIDYDKLYDMDTINPEFENTDLTIVIGACDVVNPSANTAEGTPIYGMPILEVEKSKNVIVCNLDEKPGYSGVENTLYSMENVITIWGNASETVPGISALIGKSSSPTGRRDEKVDEDLPSIISKAKKVIIVPGYGMAVAQAQGKVKDLIDCMEKAGKQVKIGIHPVAGRMPGHMNVLLAEVGIDYDKLYDMDTINPEFENTDLTIVIGACDVVNPSANTAEGTPIYGMPILEVEKSKNVIVCNLDEKPGYSGVENTLYSMENVITIWGNASETVPTITEAC from the coding sequence ATGAGTGTTATTATCATTGCAGCAATATTCATAGTTGGGTTCATCCTTCAGATCCGATTGATGCAGTCTCCAAAGACAGCTCTTCTTGGCAATCGGATTGGAGCTGCCTTTATGGGCGCCGCGATAATATACACAATAATTGCCTACGGCGGCATGGGGAATGCATCCCTATGGCTTTGGTTAGTTATCGGAGGCTTTGCCGGTGTGTCACTCGGTCATGTAGTCAAAATGATTCAGATGCCACAAATGGTTGGAATGCTGAATGGATTCGGTGGCGTTGCCTCGGCGCTAGTTGCAATTGCTGGAAGCAGTCTGTTTGTTAGCGGTGCAAGCTGGTACTTGTGGTTAACGGCTTCTTTAGCATTGTCCGTTGGTGTATTGACTTTCACAGGAAGTATGGTTGCAGCGATGAAGTTGCAGGGTATCATTTCGGGAAAACCTGTCAACCTTGACGAGAGCGGTAAGTTACAGCAAATACTTCTCTTAATAGCTGCTGTATTAGTCTTGCTAAGCACCTTCATAACAGGAATTTATACGGTTTGGGTTATTCTCCTTATTGTAATCGCGGCAGTCTATGGAGTAATAATGGCTCTTAGAGTTGGGGGGGCAGACATGCCCGTAGTAATCTCTCTGCTTAACTCTTTTTCCGGCGTGGCTGCCTCGATAACCGGGTTCGCTGTTGAGGACCCTCTTCTCGTAGGAGTAGGGGCAGTTGTTGGAGTCTCAGGTCTGATTCTGACAAGGATAATGTGCAGGGCAATGAACAGGAGCCTAAGTGCCGTACTGACTGGAATGACCACGGTTTCTAACTCAAAGAAGGCGGAGAATCTTACGCACGTCTCAAATAGCCTTGAAGAAGTCCATGAAAAGAAAACGCGGGGCACGGATATGGGAAAAATCATAAACTTGTCCAAGAAAGTGATAATAGTGCCTGGATATGGAATGGCAGTAGCACAGGCGCAGGGCAAAGTCAAGGATCTTATTGACTGTATGGAGAAGGCTGGAAAGCAAGTCAAGATTGGAATACATCCAGTGGCCGGAAGAATGCCTGGACATATGAATGTCTTGCTTGCGGAAGTGGGTATTGATTATGACAAGTTGTACGATATGGATACGATAAACCCGGAGTTTGAAAACACCGACTTAACGATCGTGATTGGTGCGTGCGATGTTGTTAACCCTTCTGCTAATACGGCCGAAGGCACTCCCATATACGGAATGCCGATTCTCGAAGTTGAGAAATCCAAGAACGTAATTGTATGCAACCTCGATGAAAAACCAGGTTACTCTGGTGTAGAGAATACTCTGTACTCAATGGAAAACGTCATAACAATTTGGGGTAATGCTTCGGAGACGGTGCCTGGAATAAGCGCGCTGATCGGTAAATCTTCTTCACCGACTGGCAGAAGAGATGAGAAGGTCGACGAAGACTTGCCTTCCATAATTTCCAAAGCAAAGAAAGTGATAATAGTGCCTGGATATGGAATGGCAGTAGCACAGGCGCAGGGCAAAGTCAAGGATCTTATTGACTGTATGGAGAAGGCTGGAAAGCAAGTCAAGATTGGAATACATCCAGTGGCCGGAAGAATGCCTGGACATATGAATGTCTTGCTTGCGGAAGTGGGTATTGATTATGACAAGTTGTACGATATGGATACGATAAACCCCGAGTTTGAAAACACCGACTTAACGATCGTGATTGGTGCGTGCGATGTTGTTAACCCTTCTGCTAATACGGCCGAAGGCACTCCCATATACGGAATGCCGATTCTCGAAGTTGAGAAATCCAAGAACGTAATTGTATGCAACCTCGATGAAAAACCAGGTTACTCTGGTGTAGAGAATACTCTGTACTCAATGGAAAACGTCATAACAATTTGGGGTAATGCTTCGGAGACGGTGCCAACTATTACTGAAGCCTGCTGA
- a CDS encoding NAD(P) transhydrogenase subunit alpha — MLFALIIFLVACAILGYRIISSVPSLLHTPLMSGMNALSGITILGAIAVFATVDSGIVQFLSGAALVLAMINVVGGFWVTDRMLKMFDSSVRRKNK; from the coding sequence ATGCTCTTTGCTTTGATAATTTTCCTGGTCGCCTGTGCCATACTAGGTTACAGGATAATATCTTCAGTACCCTCGCTTCTTCATACTCCTCTTATGTCGGGTATGAATGCATTGTCGGGTATTACCATTCTGGGTGCAATCGCTGTCTTTGCAACTGTTGATTCGGGAATCGTCCAATTTCTTAGTGGAGCTGCTCTTGTCTTAGCAATGATCAATGTTGTTGGAGGATTCTGGGTAACCGATCGTATGCTGAAGATGTTCGATTCTAGTGTTAGGAGAAAGAACAAATGA